Genomic segment of Aquarana catesbeiana isolate 2022-GZ linkage group LG09, ASM4218655v1, whole genome shotgun sequence:
ttttaacttgtaaacaccagatttcaaaaataggcttagtcatgaaagggataatataaaagtgcaggcagggcactggacaaagcaccagGGAcacaagggatgtgaaatgatttgatacagtaatgtaatcttacagattacagtgtattgtgtgtgttctgtatttctcacttttttttaatttgcctcgTGCgttgcggcgctcgcagggaatggagcccggcacagtgaTAAATCGGGCGGAAGAAACAGCCCGTTGATAcaacggggagacatcgcaggatcctggggacaaggtaagtaactttaccAGGATACTgggatgcaatcctgagtgtggctcgaggttaatgcttttggtaatgaaaattcaccccaagccacgctcgggaatactgccagggaagTTAAGTTGGACCTGTGCTTTTGCACATAGAAAGTTCTTCAGCTCCACCACTCCATTGTAGGCACAAGGGGTAAACAGACCTTTCTCTGTGTAAGCTTTAAGTCATCACTTGGATCATGGATCATGGATGTTACAGAATGTATGTAATAATTCACCTTAATACAAGAAAATGATGACAGTAGCCACCTTCCTAGTGTCAAGAGGTCGTTCCAAGTGTGGAGAGGTCAGAAAATATGCATCGGCCTTAGGAAAGAGTTTGTGAGCACAAGTGATAGGTCTCTGTGTATTAATACAACTTCACCTGCGCCTTTCTCATATGATCTACATCTCCAGCATCCATTTTTCTGGGCTAGGGTCTTCAGTCTGTACACATGCTGGTGATTGGCAGCTTAGTTTGCTTTAGAATTAATCTAGACAATAATCGGCCTGAATGTAGAAAAATGTTATATGTGGCTCCTGTACATTTCACTCTTCTTTAATTCCTCAGATTATGCAGCGTTGGATTTTATGCTGGACCAAATAAACTTTTGCCTGGATCACCTGGAAGAGAAGAATGATATTTTACACGCACAGCTTCAGGACCTTTTGGAATCCAATCGGCAGGCTCGGCGTGATTTCCAGCAGCAGATGAGCCAGAATGGAAATGGGAATACTGCACAACAAGACGCCGAAATGTAACCACCCAATCAGGCGGCTTCCTCCTTAGAACTGTGTTCTATCATTCCTGTGGCCCTCTAAATAGCTGGATGAAGATTAAAGAAAAAAGATAATTGTATGAAAACTACCACTAAAATAGTGTCAGCTTCAAGTGAGTGACTGATGAGCACATAGAGGAATTCCAGTCCAAACAACACTTCTTTTTAAGCATTTCTAATAATGAATATTGAACTACAGACAAACTGCTGAATACATTTCTTCCCACGCAGTTctgacatttgcagccttgtcagacaATATAGGCAGGTTGGTGACTACTATGCTGCAGTTAAACAATACTGTACAGCCTAGTCACCTCTCTGCCTCCGTCTTGATTGGACTTGAAGGAGcagcacctctcttctctttttttccccccatcttcACTTTATTGGCGCGTAAAGTGGTTCAAaacgcagacttttttttttttttaccttaatgcattctctccattagggtaaaaaaaaaatcctgcatgcagctcaggtaagtataagagcccaatcttgatccagtgctgtgcacaagagcagcggctctctctgctttctctctccttactggctcagagacagcagtgggagccgttggctctcactgctgtcaattacagcccatggggggggggggtgcaggtgggGCAAGTCGCGCTCTGTTTGTTTATGGACACAaccggctcaggagcaagcccacatAAGTACCCTcatagcaggcagcttgctatggaggtatTAGGGAGGAGCTAGGAGTGCTGGCTGGAGAGCTGAAGAGGAGGACCGAGGCTCACCTTAATGCTGCCCCTTCCTCTCCTAGTTCCATGTTCTTTCTACTGTACATGGGGTTAAATGATATTGTCATCGGTACACATTCAGGAATTTAGACTAGTCGCATTAAAATAAAtgatgcataaataaataaattacatgggCATTTTAATGAATCAATAACTTTGTTCATAAATTATTTTTAAtgtatctgcctgaagttcagagATAAACCTTTTGTAGCCTCAGATCCACGTCATGTCTGAACtctatgcagctctgcatagtaaccaatcgacTTACATGTTTTGTTGTCGAAGCTTAATTGACCAAAgtaaagttagaaactgattggctaccatgcagattTGCACCAGACTATaatagcttaaagcggagttccgtctaattttttttttttttttaagtcagcagctacaaatactgcagttgctgacttttaaaataaggactcttacctgtccagggcgaccGTGATGTCTGCACCCGAAGTCAATCTGTCCttcggctgtcaggtgctgccgccgccatcctcagtaaggaTCCTCAGCCGCAAGGCTtcgcttcctggttccctactgggcATGCGCAACTCGCACtgtgctatcccactggtccctgctgttttctgggacccgtgtgtctcccagaagacagcggggggcgggaagtggcgtagatacccgcgagtggcttgggtatctatgtccgcaagtgggagcaaaatacctgtattagacaggtatctgctcccccctgaaaggtgccagatgtgacaccagagggagGGAGGAATCCGAAAAACGGAAGTACCATTTTtgagtggaacaccactttaagttttagtaaatctccccctatgttctGTTAACACTTTTCTAATCCACCTTTAGTGCCTGAAATAGGCCTTTTTCAGCTGTGCAAAAAATTGGAATGAGATATTTTAAAAGCAATGTCACCGTTCATAATAGCTGCGTGAGAAGCTTTGGATAAATGTTGACAAATGAAATCCAGGTTTGCAGGTTCTGGGGGGCCGTGTCACTTACCAGCATTCTGCTTGGCTGCCCTGGACATCGAACATAACCCACAAGACTGTTCATTCCTTCTGTGTCTTCTCATGCAGGAATTTTGGTTTGTGACAGCTCAATATCTATTTTCCTGCACTGCCAGTCAGCTGATTTTAACATTTTAGCAGTTGATGTACTTGATGGTGGGAATAATATAAGCGATTACTTTTGTTGTGTTATCATGATTTTCTACACATGGCACTGTCGGAGAAAATGTGGGATCTGCCATTTTTGATCTTCTGAAATTGCTAGTTGCTTGACGGTTATGACTGTAAGCAAAATGCACCCGAGTACATATTTTATTAGGATCTGCACTCGCCATTCCCAGCTGTTTCCATTCCAGCATATTTAAGAAGGTGCCATGTGGAGCAACGTTACAAAGTCTCTGCAAAggatcccccccccaccatcccgATCCCTTATACTCACCATACCGATCCCTTATACTACCGATCCCTTATACTCACCCTGCCTGCATTACAGCCAACGCTAAAATCACTTGCATGGTCAACCGAGGGAGGGGTAACGTCATGCCCTTTATGTGACAGTGCTCAGGCCTAGTAGTTGGCTGCTGGAACCAAGAACCATTACAGGAAAGGAGATCACATACACCACCCTACCCCTCCAATGTCGCCAGCCGTAACAAAGGACCACTGGGGAGCGTTAGCAAGGGGATGGGTTGATGGGGGGCCCTTTGCAGAGACAATGTCACTTTGCCctacacagggagggagggggattaGCCAGTGCTATACTTACATTGCTGGCTCAGATATAATAAATTGTGAGTTACTACCCCTAGATAGAACTGATTTTACAATGTATGTAGCCGAtttatttatattctttattttggaAGATAATTTTATTCTGTGATATACCTGAAATTATTTATGttttaaatctgtgtgtgtgtcttaAAGTATACCCTGGGGTAGAATGACCATAAGCTGCTACTAGGAATTGACATAGGGTGCCTACAATGACTTCTGGGTATCCTAATAAATCTTAATGAGGACCCCAAAGGCAGGATACTAATCCAGTTCCTGGGGTTTAGTCCAAAACCTCCCACATCTCGCTATTTGTTAGCGATGCTGCTCAGATCAGGCTTCTACACCTCTATGGTCCTGGTAGCAGATTACTTAGATTGTGCTGGACATAGGATTTTCCCGTTGTGGTCAGTGTCTTTGACTTTTTCTTATCTGTTGAGTACGTGTGACACACGTCTGTTCTTTTTTGATTTTGCTCTTTCAGAAATAAAGATATCTGATCTACACAAACGTGTCTGTATTTTCTATTGCCAGGGCAGCTCAGATGTCCAGGGTCTACGTTCACATAGttaaatgtattaaccacttcgcatccaggccatttctgacacttcgctcctacatgtcaaaaatcatcatttctttgctataaaattagatagaacccccaaacattatatatgtttttttagcagagaccctagagaatacaatggcagtcattgcaactttttatcttgcacggtatttgcgcagcaatttttcaaacgcgttttttttgaaaaaaaaaaacagtttcatgctttaaaaaaaaacaaaacagcaaagttagccaaatttttttgcattgtgtgaaagatgaagttacgccgagtaaatagatacctaacatgtcacgcttcaaaattgcacacgctcgtggaatggcgccaaactttggtacttaaaaatccccataggcgacactttaacattttttactggttacatgttttgagttacagaggaggtctagggccaaaattattgctctcgctctaacgttcgcggtgatacctcacatgtgtggtttgaacaccgttttcatatgtgggcgggacttacgtatgcgtacgcttctgcgtgcgagctcacggggacaggggcgctttaaaatttttttttttttttttttattgttaattttacttaaaaaattttatttttacactttaaaaaaatttttttttttttttgatcacttttattcctattacaaggaatgtaaacatcccttgtaataggaatatgacacgatcagtcctctttacagtgagatatggggtcaataagaccccacatctcacctctaggctgggaagcctaaaatcaaaaaaaaaaaaaaaaaacgatcgccgcttcacagccgaagcggcgccgtttttttgaatgcagaggccgggcgtgacgtcataacatcgcacccggcctccgaacgatcatagagactccggtgaccatctggtccgccggaaatctctatggtgaacatccggcgccggcggatccgctatccgactcaccgatcgctgaggtgagtcggtagtagcaccggagggcggcgggaggggggggacgtcccctcccgccgcccgtaagaacgatcaagcggcggaacagccgctatgatcattcttatggtgtacggaatcgccggctgaaaatgcgggtatctgaatgatgtctgtagcctcagacatcattcagatataagccccgaaagtcgaggacgtcatatgacgtcctccggatgtcaagcggtgTGCCTGTCTGCATTGTCTTCAGAAAGACATTTTCAACAGAATCGCATCTAGTCCAGTAAAGAATGAAAAACGGGCAATGCCCTGGTCTAGCTAGATGCCTCTGGGGTGCTTTTACCCTatcttacagttgtcaccagacagGTGGtaagggaaatcttctaatggggacacctgttctggtaacAGTTGTCTCAGAGGGGATTTGAAGAGATTTCCTGTTGACTCCAAATAGTGAAGGGGACTCTCCCCAATCAAACACAGCAAAAAAATTGCTGGGTTTTAACCAgaccctgctctatccaaaattggaAATATCAAAATGTTGTGTTCTTAGATTTACTTATAATCTCTGCTCATCCTGCTTTTGCTCACACACGTCAAAGCAAATGGTTTACTTTAATCCAGCCCCTGCCAGCACATGCTTGCCACCCTTTATGTTTATTTGCCCACATAAAAAGAAAAGCCTTGTGTCATCAACAAGCaccagagcttacacagggatatAGATTCTCTGTGTGACTGCTGATTGGCCTGGTGCTATcacatccttttcttttttttccataaagattttattcaaaaTTTGCAAGATAAACAACTGTATCACGTTTAAGTTTACATGTATTCGTACAAACAGAAATAAGTACAAACAAAAAGGAAGAATCACAGAAAAAGGGGGAAACAACGGGGTACACATATCAAAATATGAGGCAATCAAAATTGAAATTGCTTATAGGCCTCCTCCAGGGCTGTCAGAGCGCTCTTTCCATTTATTAATGCATAAAAAGCATCTGAGGGCAGAGGATCGTACTCTCAATTTtcacctcccccctcttcctccccctgctcaatacagggggcaggagagcctATTAAGCCAGTGCTTGTAATCCAACATTACCGAGCAGGAACCTAATCAGCCCGCTCGGGTCCTGGAGGGTATATGTAGTACCGTGCTCCCTCATTA
This window contains:
- the BBLN gene encoding bublin coiled-coil protein, whose translation is MSGPNGDPQVPLGEVSGEEDYAALDFMLDQINFCLDHLEEKNDILHAQLQDLLESNRQARRDFQQQMSQNGNGNTAQQDAEM